In Citrus sinensis cultivar Valencia sweet orange chromosome 2, DVS_A1.0, whole genome shotgun sequence, a single genomic region encodes these proteins:
- the LOC102609154 gene encoding pyrophosphate--fructose 6-phosphate 1-phosphotransferase subunit beta 1-like: MNSFIIKIFYALHWQGGFDMICSGRDKIETPEQFKQAEETAKKLDLDGLVVIGGDDSNTNACLLAENFRSKDMKTRVIGCPKTIDGDLKCKEVPTSFGFDTACKIFSEMIGNVMTDARSTGKYYHCKLSGYRFLEFALVVTFCSVHVRIAIPLLFFLIISVSAVVRLMGRAASHITLECALQTHPNITIIGEEVAAKKQTLKNVTDYITDIICKRSEAGYNYGVILIPEGLIDFIPEVQQLIAELNEILAHDGVDQDGAWKKKLKSQSQELFELFPKAIQEQLLLERDPHGNVQVAKIETEKMLIQMVETELNKMKQKGAYKGQFNGQSHFFGYEGRCGLPTNFDANYCYALGYAAAALLHAGKTGLISSVGNLGEPVEEWTVGGTALTSLMDVERRHGKFKPVIKKAMVELEGIPFKTFASLREDWTIKNLYVSPGPIQFVGPNANDINHTLKLELGPPAQAKLNK, from the exons GCAGGGTGGCTTTGATATGATTTGCAGTGGCAGAGACAAAATTGAAACCCCAGAACAG TTTAAGCAAGCTGAAGAAACAGCAAAGAAGCTTGATTTGGATGGGCTAGTCGTAATTGGTGGGGATGACTCCAACACAAATGCTTGTCTGCTTGCTGAAAACTTTAG GAGTAAGGATATGAAAACACGAGTTATTGGATGCCCAAAAACCATTGACGGCGATCTCAAGTGCAAAGAGGTCCCTACAAGTTTTGGATTTGACACTGCATGCAAG ATATTTTCAGAAATGATAGGAAATGTTATGACAGATGCTCGCTCAACTGGAAAATACTACCACTGTAAGCTCTCTGGATACAGATTTCTCGAATTTGCTTTAGTAGTTACATTTTGTTCAGTCCATGTAAGAATAGCAATACCATTGCTCTTCTTCCTAATTATATCTGTTTCTGCAGTTGTAAGGCTTATGGGCCGTGCAGCTTCTCATATAACATTGGAGTGCGCTTTGCAAACTCATCCGAATATTACAATTATTGGGGAAGAG GTTGCTGCCAAGAAGCAGACACTGAAGAATGTTACAGATTATATAACAGATATAATCTGCAAAAGGTCAGAAGCTGGTTACAATTATGGCGTCATACTTATACCAGAAGGCCTGATCGACTTCATTCCTGAG GTACAACAACTTATTGCAGAACTCAATGAAATATTAGCCCATGATGGTGTTGATCAAGATGGGGCGTGGaaaaagaaactcaaaagtCAATCTCAGGAGCTATTTGAGTTGTTCCCTAAAGCAATTCAGGAGCAACTATTGCTTGAAAGAGATCCGCATGGGAATGtgcag GTTGCCAAGATTGaaacagaaaaaatgcttattCAAATGGTAGAAACtgaattgaataaaatgaaGCAGAAGGGTGCATATAAAGGGCAGTTCAATGGACAGTCCCACTTCTTTGG TTATGAGGGCAGATGCGGTTTGCCCACAAACTTCGATGCAAATTACTGCTATGCATTAGGTTATGCTGCTGCAGCTCTCCTCCATGCTGGAAAGACTGGATTGATTTCTTCC GTGGGAAATCTGGGTGAGCCTGTTGAAGAATGGACAGTGGGAGGAACAGCATTGACATCTTTAATGGATGTCGAGCGTAGACATG GGAAGTTCAAGCCTGTGATTAAGAAGGCAATGGTGGAACTTGAAG GTATACCATTTAAGACATTTGCATCTTTGCGTGAGGACTGGACAATCAAGAATCTCTATGTCAGTCCAG GACCAATTCAATTTGTTGGCCCAAATGCAAATGATATCAATCACACTCTAAAGCTGGAACTTGGACCGCCCGCTCAAGCAaagttgaataaatga